One Scomber scombrus chromosome 4, fScoSco1.1, whole genome shotgun sequence genomic region harbors:
- the rhobtb4 gene encoding rho related BTB domain containing 4 isoform X2 has protein sequence MDIDTDYERPNVETIKCVVVGDNAVGKTRLICARACNATLTQYQLLATHVPTVWAIDQYRVCQEVLERSRDVVDEVSVSLRLWDTFGDHHKDRRFAYGRSDVVVLCFSLANPNSLRHVRTMWFPEIKHFCPRTPIILVGCQLDLRYADLDAVNRARRPLAKPIKPTDILPPERGHEVAKELGIPYYETSIVAQFGVKDVFDNAIRAALISRRHLQFWKSHLKKVQRPFLQAPFLPPRPPRPIVGIPDPPPTDGEGPDSLFCQPLCADVLFLLQGGGTRVFAHKVYLATSCSKFYDLFTLDLGGSCMGQWGEEQERKENLDSGEEDEQSRRGAKEQAGRTKSLDIDKDGVDISVRGLNRPKMLQQGSLRTSQSDNALPFRAQYCLRAQGTGRALSGWGRGFLSVCLEHVDDPMTGRPRLMTVVAMDALIQEEPFKAVLQYLYTGSLDEGRGDLMQVATIAELLEVFDLRMMVANVLNRESFMNQEITKAFHVRRANRIKECLNKGTFADVVFRLDDGCLPAHKPLLISSCDWMAAMFRGSFLESYIEEVSIPNTSTACMHGVLEFLYCGLLTPCPGLEPIELIVLANRLCLPRLVGLTEQHAVDELLQLAVKGVDVDGQVLAYLELAQFHNAKQLSAWCLHHICTNYNSICRKFPKDMKAMSPENQRHFEKQRWPPVWFLKEEDRYLRSQKEREREEEILRKQHTKRGWCFWRHPSSSPHVS, from the exons ATGGATATAGACACAGACTATGAGCGGCCCAATGTGGAAACCATTAAATGTGTGGTGGTAGGGGATAATGCCGTGGGTAAGACCAGGCTAATCTGTGCCCGGGCCTGCAATGCCACCCTCACACAGTATCAGCTGCTTGCCACCCACGTGCCAACCGTTTGGGCCATCGACCAGTACCGTGTATGCCAGGAG GTGTTAGAGAGATCACGTGATGTAGTGGACGAGGTCAGTGTGTCCCTGAGGCTGTGGGACACATTTGGTGATCATCACAAAGACAGACGATTTGCCTATGGCAG GTCTGACGTAGTGGTGCTTTGCTTCTCTCTGGCTAACCCCAATTCCCTGCGCCATGTCCGCACCATGTGGTTTCCGGAGATCAAGCACTTCTGTCCCCGGACACCAATCATCCTGGTTGGCTGCCAGCTGGATCTGCGCTATGCCGACCTGGATGCAGTCAATCGTGCACGACGACCCTTAGCCAA ACCCATCAAACCAACAGATATCCTTCCCCCAGAGAGAGGTCATGAGGTGGCAAAGGAACTTGGGATTCCCTACTATGAGACCAGCATTGTGGCCCAGTTTGGagttaaagatgtttttgaTAATGCCATCCGAGCTGCCCTTATCTCTCGTCGTCACCTGCAGTTCTGGAAATCTCACCTGAAAAAGGTCCAGAGGCCCTTTCTTCAGGctcccttcctgcctcctcGCCCACCACGCCCCATAGTGGGTATCCCAGACCCCCCTCCCACAGATGGCGAGGGCCCTGATTCCCTTTTCTGTCAGCCACTGTGTGCAGATGTTCTTTTCCTCCTGCAGGGTGGTGGTACTCGTGTCTTTGCACACAAGGTCTATCTGGCAACTTCCTGCTCCAAGTTCTATGACCTCTTCACCCTTGATCTAGGTGGATCATGTATGGGGCAGTGGGGGGAGgaacaggagaggaaagaaaacttGGACAGTGGGGAGGAAGACgagcagagcaggagaggagCCAAGGAGCAAGCTGGACGCACTAAGAGTCTGGACATTGACAAAGATGGAGTTGATATAAGTGTGCGGGGCCTGAATCGACCCAAGATGCTCCAGCAGGGCTCTTTGAGGACTTCCCAGAGTGATAATGCACTCCCCTTTCGGGCTCAGTACTGTCTGCGAGCACAAGGGACTGGTCGTGCACTTTCAGGATGGGGAAGAGGTTTCCTCAGTGTTTGCCTGGAGCATGTCGATGATCCAATGACTGGACGGCCACGATTAATGACTGTGGTAGCCATGGATGCACTCATACAGGAAGAACCATTCAAG GCAGTGCTTCAGTACCTGTATACGGGCAGTCTGGATGAGGGCCGAGGGGATCTGATGCAGGTGGCCACCATTGCAGAGCTACTTGAGGTGTTTGACCTGCGGATGATGGTGGCCAATGTTCTTAACAGAGAGAGCTTCATGAACCAGGAGATAACCAAGGCTTTTCACGTCCGCAGAGCCAACCGTATCAAGGAGTGTCTCAATAAAGGGACCTTTGCTG ATGTGGTGTTCCGACTGGACGATGGCTGCCTCCCGGCCCACAAGCCCCTGCTAATTTCCAGCTGTGACTGGATGGCCGCCATGTTCCGTGGCTCTTTCTTGGAAAGCTACATTGAGGAA GTTTCCATTCCTAACACCAGTACAGCCTGTATGCACGGGGTGCTGGAGTTCCTGTACTGCGGTCTGCTGACGCCCTGTCCTGGTCTGGAGCCCATAGAACTAATTGTTCTGGCCAACCGGCTCTGTTTGCCACGCCTTGTTGGCCTCACAG AACAGCACGCTGTGGACGAACTTCTGCAGTTAGCAGTGAAAGGAGTTGACGTTGACGGACAGGTGTTGGCATACCTGGAACTGGCACAG TTTCACAATGCCAAGCAGCTATCAGCTTGGTGTCTCCATCACATCTGCACTAATTATAATAGCATCTGCCGCAAGTTTCCCAAAGACATGAAGGCCATGTCTCCAG
- the rhobtb4 gene encoding rho related BTB domain containing 4 isoform X1: MWVNSGTVGRALSMDIDTDYERPNVETIKCVVVGDNAVGKTRLICARACNATLTQYQLLATHVPTVWAIDQYRVCQEVLERSRDVVDEVSVSLRLWDTFGDHHKDRRFAYGRSDVVVLCFSLANPNSLRHVRTMWFPEIKHFCPRTPIILVGCQLDLRYADLDAVNRARRPLAKPIKPTDILPPERGHEVAKELGIPYYETSIVAQFGVKDVFDNAIRAALISRRHLQFWKSHLKKVQRPFLQAPFLPPRPPRPIVGIPDPPPTDGEGPDSLFCQPLCADVLFLLQGGGTRVFAHKVYLATSCSKFYDLFTLDLGGSCMGQWGEEQERKENLDSGEEDEQSRRGAKEQAGRTKSLDIDKDGVDISVRGLNRPKMLQQGSLRTSQSDNALPFRAQYCLRAQGTGRALSGWGRGFLSVCLEHVDDPMTGRPRLMTVVAMDALIQEEPFKAVLQYLYTGSLDEGRGDLMQVATIAELLEVFDLRMMVANVLNRESFMNQEITKAFHVRRANRIKECLNKGTFADVVFRLDDGCLPAHKPLLISSCDWMAAMFRGSFLESYIEEVSIPNTSTACMHGVLEFLYCGLLTPCPGLEPIELIVLANRLCLPRLVGLTEQHAVDELLQLAVKGVDVDGQVLAYLELAQFHNAKQLSAWCLHHICTNYNSICRKFPKDMKAMSPENQRHFEKQRWPPVWFLKEEDRYLRSQKEREREEEILRKQHTKRGWCFWRHPSSSPHVS, from the exons GGCCCTCTCCATGGATATAGACACAGACTATGAGCGGCCCAATGTGGAAACCATTAAATGTGTGGTGGTAGGGGATAATGCCGTGGGTAAGACCAGGCTAATCTGTGCCCGGGCCTGCAATGCCACCCTCACACAGTATCAGCTGCTTGCCACCCACGTGCCAACCGTTTGGGCCATCGACCAGTACCGTGTATGCCAGGAG GTGTTAGAGAGATCACGTGATGTAGTGGACGAGGTCAGTGTGTCCCTGAGGCTGTGGGACACATTTGGTGATCATCACAAAGACAGACGATTTGCCTATGGCAG GTCTGACGTAGTGGTGCTTTGCTTCTCTCTGGCTAACCCCAATTCCCTGCGCCATGTCCGCACCATGTGGTTTCCGGAGATCAAGCACTTCTGTCCCCGGACACCAATCATCCTGGTTGGCTGCCAGCTGGATCTGCGCTATGCCGACCTGGATGCAGTCAATCGTGCACGACGACCCTTAGCCAA ACCCATCAAACCAACAGATATCCTTCCCCCAGAGAGAGGTCATGAGGTGGCAAAGGAACTTGGGATTCCCTACTATGAGACCAGCATTGTGGCCCAGTTTGGagttaaagatgtttttgaTAATGCCATCCGAGCTGCCCTTATCTCTCGTCGTCACCTGCAGTTCTGGAAATCTCACCTGAAAAAGGTCCAGAGGCCCTTTCTTCAGGctcccttcctgcctcctcGCCCACCACGCCCCATAGTGGGTATCCCAGACCCCCCTCCCACAGATGGCGAGGGCCCTGATTCCCTTTTCTGTCAGCCACTGTGTGCAGATGTTCTTTTCCTCCTGCAGGGTGGTGGTACTCGTGTCTTTGCACACAAGGTCTATCTGGCAACTTCCTGCTCCAAGTTCTATGACCTCTTCACCCTTGATCTAGGTGGATCATGTATGGGGCAGTGGGGGGAGgaacaggagaggaaagaaaacttGGACAGTGGGGAGGAAGACgagcagagcaggagaggagCCAAGGAGCAAGCTGGACGCACTAAGAGTCTGGACATTGACAAAGATGGAGTTGATATAAGTGTGCGGGGCCTGAATCGACCCAAGATGCTCCAGCAGGGCTCTTTGAGGACTTCCCAGAGTGATAATGCACTCCCCTTTCGGGCTCAGTACTGTCTGCGAGCACAAGGGACTGGTCGTGCACTTTCAGGATGGGGAAGAGGTTTCCTCAGTGTTTGCCTGGAGCATGTCGATGATCCAATGACTGGACGGCCACGATTAATGACTGTGGTAGCCATGGATGCACTCATACAGGAAGAACCATTCAAG GCAGTGCTTCAGTACCTGTATACGGGCAGTCTGGATGAGGGCCGAGGGGATCTGATGCAGGTGGCCACCATTGCAGAGCTACTTGAGGTGTTTGACCTGCGGATGATGGTGGCCAATGTTCTTAACAGAGAGAGCTTCATGAACCAGGAGATAACCAAGGCTTTTCACGTCCGCAGAGCCAACCGTATCAAGGAGTGTCTCAATAAAGGGACCTTTGCTG ATGTGGTGTTCCGACTGGACGATGGCTGCCTCCCGGCCCACAAGCCCCTGCTAATTTCCAGCTGTGACTGGATGGCCGCCATGTTCCGTGGCTCTTTCTTGGAAAGCTACATTGAGGAA GTTTCCATTCCTAACACCAGTACAGCCTGTATGCACGGGGTGCTGGAGTTCCTGTACTGCGGTCTGCTGACGCCCTGTCCTGGTCTGGAGCCCATAGAACTAATTGTTCTGGCCAACCGGCTCTGTTTGCCACGCCTTGTTGGCCTCACAG AACAGCACGCTGTGGACGAACTTCTGCAGTTAGCAGTGAAAGGAGTTGACGTTGACGGACAGGTGTTGGCATACCTGGAACTGGCACAG TTTCACAATGCCAAGCAGCTATCAGCTTGGTGTCTCCATCACATCTGCACTAATTATAATAGCATCTGCCGCAAGTTTCCCAAAGACATGAAGGCCATGTCTCCAG